Genomic segment of Bacillota bacterium:
CTCGCTTCCTCAAGACTTCTGAGACGTTGTCGTTTTACAAGGTATCCGCACGCCTTTTGCCGAAATGGGCAACGCTCAATCCTTGTGCCAAACAGTGTGCCTTTTGTCATGCTGAGCGCCAACGAGGCATCTCAGCGGTCTCACAGAGATTCCTCGTTTCGCGCAGAATGACAGAGGAGGAGGTATTTGCAGGATGTTTCATCGGATGGGCTGGCTGCTGGTTGCAGTGGGAACTATTGTCTCGTTGCTGGCGTTTGTGGCGCGCTGGCGAGCAGAGGTATTGAACAAGCGTGTCGCAATCGCGCTGGATGGAGAACAGTTGATGCAGGTCAGCGCGGACATCGGTACAGGTTTATCGCAAATTCTGCAACAGATGAAAAAAGCGGGGGCAACGGCGGTTGCACTCAATGAACAAACAGTGGAAGACCTTTTCCGCTCTGGTCAATTGAGCTGGGAGCTGTATCCGAAGTTTCCTTCACCCATCGTGCGCGCGGCATCGGCGGAGGTAGTGGAACGGCTGCGACGTTCTGCAGGAGCCCTCCAGACGACACCCTCCCTGTGGCGGACGGTATACACCCCTTCGCGCAAAAAACTGCTGGACACCCTCCGGGCAAGCAAAGGTGTGCTGGTCTACGCATATACCGATACAGGTGGTGCGGTCGGGTTCTCTGTACCGGTTTCTCCGTCCAACTTTGCACAAATACGTTTGGGGATAGACCCGATGCTGGCTAAGCAGGTCTCGGCGGCAGGGCTGTTCGTCATAGCACGGGTGAGCAACAGCCCGGCCTGTACCCCCTTGCGCATTCAACGGTCGCTGGCGGAGGTCAGGCGAGCAGGCGCAAAGGCGGTGATTTTCAGTGGGGACGAGGTGCTGGGTTTCCGTGCGTTGTTGCCACTGACAGCGCAAACGATGCGGCAACATGGCCTTTTATACGGTTCCGTAGAGTTTGGCAAGCAAAAGGGCGATGAGCGACTGACTCGCTTAATGTTAGACCGCGTGGTGCGGGTGCACAGCGTCACCGCCGCCGAGATGGCCACCCTCAGCCCCGCCGACTTGCTGGAACGCTTTACCCGTGCCGTGCGGGAACGCAACATCCGTCTGTGCTACGTGCGCCTGCCCAGCAGCATCGAGGAGCAGCCTCTGCAGGGGATGGCGAGGTTCCTGGCGCAGCTGCGCCTTTCCCTGCAACAGGCAGGTTACCGTGTCGGCGAACCCCGCCCCTTTACCGACCCGAAGGTACCCGCCTGGATATGGTGGCTAAGCGGTGGCTCTGCTCTGACGGCAGGGGTGCTATTGCTGGAGAGGCTGTTTGGGCGGCAACACTCGGCGTGGCTGGCTGTGGCGGCTTTCGCCGCCGGGCTGGTACTGGCTTATGCTGGTGGGGAGACAGGACGTAAAGCCTGTGCCCTTGCGGCGGCTGTAGCCTTTCCTTCACTGGGCTTTGTGCTGGTGGATGTGTTCAAGCGCGGTCGCTTGCCTGTCTCGCACGCGCTCGCTACGTTCGCCTGGTTGACGCTTTTCAGCCTGGTAGGCGGTCTGCACGTGGTGGCTTTACTGGCTTCTCTGCCTTTCATGGTGAAAGCGAACCAGTTCGCAGGCATCAAGCCGGCACACCTGCTGCCGGTGCTGGTGGTGGGCTGGGCGTATGCGCTGGACACAGTGAATGCCACTTCTTTTGCGGATGCCCGTGAGCGCATCCGGCGGCGATGGAGACAAATCACGGGCTATCCGGTCACGGTGGGACTGGTGGTAGCGGTGCTGCTGGCTCTGGGATTGCTGGCGCTGGTGCTGATGCGCACGGGCAACGAGCCGGGCATTGGCGTTTCTGCTATCGAGATGAAGATGCGCGAGACGTTAGAGCGATACCTGCTGGCGCGCCCCCGCACCAAAGAGTTTCTGGTGGGCCATCCTGCGCTGGTGCTGGCGTTGGCGATGTCGGCGGCAGGCATCGGGCGGAGGGCGTGGATTCCGCTCCTGCTGGTCGGGGTTATCGGGCAGGCATCGGTGGTCAACACCCTGTGCCACATCCATACGCCGCTGGCTCTTTCTCTGCCGCGTATCTTGCTGGGATGGCTGCTGGGTGCTATAATAGGAACGCTGGCGTTCGTGGCAATACGCTGGTGGACGAAGCGGGTGCAAGCATGAGCCGGCAGGGCATCCTCGCCTGCGGATACTACGGTTTCGCGAACCTGGGGGACGAAGCCGTTCTGGCAGGACTGGTGCATGGCTTGAGACAGGCGGGGTACACGGATTCGGTCACCGTGATGAGCGCGGACCCGGCACACACCCGGCGTGAACACGGGATGGAAGCTATCCCCCGAACCAGCCTGCGGGAGGTCTGGCGCACGATGCGCAGTTCCCTGCTATTCGTGCTGGGCGGTGGAAGCCTGATTCAGGATGTCACCAGCGCGCGTTCCGTCGTCTATTATCTGGGGATGCATACGCTGGCGCGGCGTGCCAGGTGTCGCATCGCGTGGGTTGGACAGGGTATCGGTCCCCTGCGACGGGGCTGGGCGCGACAGTGGACGGCTCGTGCAGCGCGACAGGCAGATGCTGTGGTGGTGCGCGACCCCGCCTCGGCGCAACTGCTGCAGGCGATGGGGATATCGCAGGTACAGGTGGGGGCAGACCTCTCTTTCCTGCTGCCCGAAGCCGATACAGAAAATGGGTGGAAGCTTTTGCAACGATTTGGCGTCGAAAAGAATGATGTAGTGATAGCGATGGTGCCGCGCCGGTGGGCAGGTGGACAGGTAGCGGTGGCGTCTCTGTTTCAATCGCTTGGCCGATTTGCCGTTAAGCAATGCCAGGCGCGAGCGGTGCTTTTGCCGATGCAGGTATCGCGCGACGGGGAGTTGATACAGGAGATAGCCTCGGCTGTGCCAGAAGCGATAGCAATGGTCGAGCCGCTTTCGGTGCGCGAGGTCAGGGATGTGCTGGCGTGTTGTCGGGCGGTGGTTGGGGTGCGGTTGCACGCGCTGATGCTGGCGGCGGCGTCGGGCGTGCCCGCCCTGGCTATCAGTTACGACCCCAAGGTGCGCGCTTTTTGGGAGCCTGTGGAGCCCAAGCATGTGGTGGAAGTAGCCGATGTGAATGAACACGTTTTGCAACAACGCCTTGCCGAAGTATGGGAGCAGCAGCACACTTTACGCGAACGAGTGACAGCGTATGCCTCCCGGCAGCGCGAACTGGCACGGCGCAACATCGATGCACTGCTGGGGCTGGCGTCGTGAGGTGGACAGGTCGATGCAGCGGCTGACCCTGCTGAGCGTTTTATGGTGCTGGGCGTCGGCGATGTGTCTGGCGTTTCCGCTGGACGAGCCGCCGGCGCAGATTTCGATAGACGACTTACGCGAAGCGCAGCGGCCGTCGCTGTTCAACAAGCGCGTCAAGCCCGCGCGGATAGAGGAGCTGTTGCGTACGCCAACCGAAAACCAGCCCCCAACCCTTCCACAAAGCGCGTCTCCGCCTGCCAATCGCCCTGCGCCCACACCGCCAGCGGAAGAGCCGAAGCAGTCCACCATCACCGTACAGCGCAGACCCGTGGAAGAGAAACGCCGCCCCAAAGACCCCTTCCGCGCCATTTCGGAAGAGTTCAACCGCAAGATACAGTTGAGCGGCAGCAAGAAAATCGGATTCCACATTGCGCGGGTCAGCGGCGACCGCAACGCCTATCGAGACTCCTATTACTTCGGACAGGGCGGCAGACCCGTTACCGACTTCACCGAGCTCTCCATCATCGGTACCAAAGTGTTCGATATGTTTAATTTCAACTGGCGATTGACCAACACTCCCTTCGGCACGCCGCAAGACCGTCGTCTCTCCATCAACTATGAGCGCAACGGCACGCGCGTCGATCTGGGCGACATCACCGCCGCGCTGGGGGGCAATGAGCTGGTATCGTTCAACAAGACCCTGCGGGGTATCCACGTCAGCACGCGACTCAACCCGTCCATCCCCCTGAAGGTCAGCGGTATCTACAGCGAGACCCGCGCCACCGCCCGCACCAGCGTTATCTACGGCAACGATAGCGGCGGCCCCTACTACCTGAACGCCAGCCAGATTCTGGACGGCTCGGAGCGGGTGCGCGTCGACGGGCGCGAGATGGTGCGCGGCAGAGACTACGAAATCGACTACTTCACCGGGTTGCTGACCTTCAAGGAGGGCATTATCATTCCTCGCACCTCGACGATTCTAGTGAGCTTTGAGGCGGAAGGTTATAATGAACCTTCGGGCAAGCTGTCGGGTTGGCGGGTAGAGGCTCCCCTCGGCTCATTGAATCTGGGTGTGATTGCCTTGCGTCAGGACGCACGCTCGTCCACCGGACTGCGCACCAAGACCGAACGGTTCTACGGTTACGGCAACCCGCTGTCACCATACGAGCTGCAGTATCCTGTTGAGGCGGGCAGTGCAGTTATCGCCACAGTCGATGGCGTGCCCCAGCAACAGGGCTCCAAACGCGGGGAAGGCGACTTCTTCGTGGACCCCGATATCCCCTATCGCATCTACTTCAACCGCGCCATCCCCGCCACCAGCATTATCAGCGTCACCTACATCCCACGCCTGACGGGTAACGCCACACTCGGTTCGCGGCGCGTGACGGGCTATGACCTGAACTGGCAGCTGGGCAAACTGGGCAGTATCGGCTTTTACGCTGCCCGCAGCAGCGCGGAGCGCGGAGCCAGCACGCAGGAAGGACAGGGCAGGATGCTCAACGCCACGCTGAATCTGGGCAAGCTGCGCTGGACCACCCTGTGGCGCGACATCGACCCCGATTTCGTCACCGTGGAGAGCGTGGGGTTCCGACGGCAGGAAAAGGGATACAGCCACTCTCTCGAGTACGTTGGCGACCAGAG
This window contains:
- a CDS encoding DUF5693 family protein; the encoded protein is MFHRMGWLLVAVGTIVSLLAFVARWRAEVLNKRVAIALDGEQLMQVSADIGTGLSQILQQMKKAGATAVALNEQTVEDLFRSGQLSWELYPKFPSPIVRAASAEVVERLRRSAGALQTTPSLWRTVYTPSRKKLLDTLRASKGVLVYAYTDTGGAVGFSVPVSPSNFAQIRLGIDPMLAKQVSAAGLFVIARVSNSPACTPLRIQRSLAEVRRAGAKAVIFSGDEVLGFRALLPLTAQTMRQHGLLYGSVEFGKQKGDERLTRLMLDRVVRVHSVTAAEMATLSPADLLERFTRAVRERNIRLCYVRLPSSIEEQPLQGMARFLAQLRLSLQQAGYRVGEPRPFTDPKVPAWIWWLSGGSALTAGVLLLERLFGRQHSAWLAVAAFAAGLVLAYAGGETGRKACALAAAVAFPSLGFVLVDVFKRGRLPVSHALATFAWLTLFSLVGGLHVVALLASLPFMVKANQFAGIKPAHLLPVLVVGWAYALDTVNATSFADARERIRRRWRQITGYPVTVGLVVAVLLALGLLALVLMRTGNEPGIGVSAIEMKMRETLERYLLARPRTKEFLVGHPALVLALAMSAAGIGRRAWIPLLLVGVIGQASVVNTLCHIHTPLALSLPRILLGWLLGAIIGTLAFVAIRWWTKRVQA
- the csaB gene encoding polysaccharide pyruvyl transferase CsaB, with translation MSRQGILACGYYGFANLGDEAVLAGLVHGLRQAGYTDSVTVMSADPAHTRREHGMEAIPRTSLREVWRTMRSSLLFVLGGGSLIQDVTSARSVVYYLGMHTLARRARCRIAWVGQGIGPLRRGWARQWTARAARQADAVVVRDPASAQLLQAMGISQVQVGADLSFLLPEADTENGWKLLQRFGVEKNDVVIAMVPRRWAGGQVAVASLFQSLGRFAVKQCQARAVLLPMQVSRDGELIQEIASAVPEAIAMVEPLSVREVRDVLACCRAVVGVRLHALMLAAASGVPALAISYDPKVRAFWEPVEPKHVVEVADVNEHVLQQRLAEVWEQQHTLRERVTAYASRQRELARRNIDALLGLAS